The following coding sequences lie in one Apium graveolens cultivar Ventura chromosome 1, ASM990537v1, whole genome shotgun sequence genomic window:
- the LOC141672562 gene encoding uncharacterized protein LOC141672562 yields MELKFFELKQEGMTVGVYENKFTELARFVGDYVDMDEKRTKRFQQGLKPWLRSRVAAFELATYAEVVQKAMVIEGESDQNSKEKEKKKRKFGSSGEGSAQGSQSGKNFKKFGFQNQGGSRSFKKGDNKSQRNRIQGQRFQQATNPECKFCNKRHMGNCNKADIICYKCNTKGHYANECQNPKPSVTCFKCGKTGHILRDCKAPRNNKLVQLTAAPFNQAMTSSFPILQLPSNQPSESATPVFPPSYPAQAWTFNMNIKDAVQSSEVVAGTLSVNNINAKVIFDSGATRSFVSESFIGKLNCEIELLVEPLSIILANQERVSVKDVCPRCKVEISGYSFPASLIPFQLGEFDIILGMDWLAEHGVQIDCKKKK; encoded by the coding sequence atggaattgaagttctttGAATTGAAGCAAGAAGGAATGACTGTGGGAGTGTACGAGAATAAATTCAccgaattggctaggtttgttggAGATTACGTGGACATGGATGAGAAGAGAACGaaaagatttcaacaaggattgaagccttggCTACGAAGCAGAGTGGCTGCTTTTGAATTGGCCACATATGCTGAAGTGGTCCAAAAGGCAATGgttattgaaggagaaagtgacCAAAACTCGAAGgagaaagagaaaaagaaaagaaagtttggaAGTAGTGGAGAAGGATCGGCTCAAGGAAGCCAAAGTGGAAAGAATTTCAAGAAGTTTGGATTCCAGAACCAAGGAGGATCCCGAAGCTTTAAGAAAGGTGATAATAAGAGTCAGCGGAATAGGATTCAAGGGCAAAGATTCCAGCAAGCAACAAATCCGGAGTGTAAATTCTGTAACAAGAGACACATGGGCAACTGCAATAAGGCTGACATCATCTGTTATAAGTGCAATACGAAAGGTCATTACGCGAATGAGTGCCAGAACCCGAAGCCTTCtgttacatgctttaaatgtggaaagactGGTCACATATTGAGGGATTGCAAGGCCCCCAGAAATAACAAGTTGGTGCAATTAACGGCCGCTCCTTTCAATCAAGCAATGACATCTTCTTTCCCAATTCTTCAACTTCCTTCAAATCAACCTTCCGAATCTGCAACTCCAGTATTTCCTCCCTCCTATCCTGCTCAGGCCTGGACATTCAACATGAACAtcaaggatgctgttcagagttctgaagttgtggcaggtacgctttctgTCAACAACATCAATGCTAAAGTgatatttgattctggagctactagatctttcgTATCTGAATCTTTTATTGGCAAGTTGAATTGTGAAATTGAACTGTTAGTTGAACCCTTATCTATCATTTTGGCtaatcaagaacgagtatctgttaaaGATGTTTGCCCTCGGTGTAAAGTAGAGATTTCAGGCTATAGTTTCCCTGCTTCCCTCATACCTTTCCAattaggagagtttgacattatattaggaatggattggttagcagaGCATGGTGTTCAAATAGATTGTAAGAAGAAAAAGTGA